gagaaaatagtaaaactagttttgttagctttgttttcatgcctagtatctaagataattttcttagttttgtttagttaagtttgcatgtcttttctgatttaccttgtttagagtggctgaaaatTAATATATATGTGATTACTTATAGGAAAATCCTTTTACTGCAAATCCAATTTTCTTGAGTTCCTTGTAATGTTCTCTGCATGTTCATTTTAAATgatgatttatgcttgctgtataagttcatttcttaattcttgcatcgtattaatgcattatagtgaccgagcggtcggagaacgaacccgttgaGCCTGCCGAGTCCgtcgagcctgaacccggagtccagtTCATGGTCGAGCCCAAAGTTAACCAAGgaaagcagctaagcatattccttgcacctatttaatctgatttagtttagctattccacttgggtattgttgggctatatatatatagtatgtatgtattgcatttttgTACCTATCTTTATGCATAGTCCTTCCTTGCTTTGTTATCCTTGTTAttggcactagttagttagttaattacttaatttgactagatgcttagccctgcttagaatacttatattgctcgctagacaggaatagtttggaggatcacatttaccgtttatccttgatcgcactggttcggttggattgttaagagtttggtagtatcgagattcaagcggaatggtagggcctagagaatggagtcacatgggcatagtccgcttgaatCGTTTAAGGACCATCCGTGGatgacgtcggttttgagcacctttccgtgctaccacatatccaatataatggtacggataagACAATTACTTTATTTGACTtaatcattgatgtgcagtcctagatacgtggctacgggctatgcagagaggcttagtgtgtccccaggtggacctatgtgtaggaaagtttagagatgtccctggtggaactaagtctctactcgtaagctaggtgtgaggttcaatgatcgagccttgttgggaacggctGACGCGAGTATCCTCTTATCCAACTctggccggttgggtgagtcgcatggtccttgcgtcatgtgggtaaagtagtacacccttgcaaggttataatcaattcgaattgccgcgctctcggttatgagcaagctcattatcccatgaactcctcgtagAAATTCGGTTTTGGTGGAAATGGTTCATGGCACCTCTGTGTCACTTTATATGATATACTCGTAACTAACTAAAATTTTAATGGGGGTTTGGGTAATATTAATTAATTGTGATAGGCGATAGGGTAGAGAGCTAATGCTGATGCAATAATtatttaaccttaaagcttttacttgagctatggcatgatccttgtttatttaatcgtgtaagtcttgcgagtaccttttgtactcaggttgctttctaaacctagttgcaggtgagccggaaatGGTGTTCGGTCACTTCTACCTAgctgatccaaacgcgggggaggagtaggtcgttgtggctgtgatgatgtccttgagcaaaacATCATTATCTTAGTAtgtctttatcgtaatcgagcttcgtgagagcatgtaaatgcaataaactttatgtttctgtttaatatgactttcgtgagcccaaagCTTGTAATGGAAGTTAGTTAAACCCTCCTATATTGAAtttgtaatattaagtttcgaactctggttttttttaaaaaaaactactcTTTGTGGTTCTTTGGTGATGTATTCgtttgtaaacggtatgtgcatatgctgaatcTTGGGCGTATATTGGAGCACATACCAGGACTACCGGATATgatattattttgaatgaatgacgtgtcggttattcgtgtctctagatgtgggataacacgtggcacgctctccggcaagcacgtgttaactctcatctggatgataatgaccggcggttcatttaaaatagtatcaaattgggcggttctcacacttTTGGGTGGAAACATTTTCTATCTATTAAGAAATGGGATTCCACCCCCTTTCGTCAAATCTTCCGGGCTGGCGAGTGGGGCCTCTGTGAGAGGTACAAGTGGGATCTCTGTAAGAGGTACAGTGGGTCTAACTTTGGTGAGAATTGTTTCCAATTGTTTTAACTTTTATTGTATAGATAGATACATATGATACtctataaataaatttttttatagaaaatCAAAGGTAGACCCGTCTTCTATATCTTGCGTACACTCTAGATCATTTTTGTCATCTATCTTTGCCTAGCTAAAAATGTGAAATGGAGAGTCTATTGGAGAATATTCTtccatcaaaatctctattcctaATAATGAGAAAAGATATAGAGAGTCTTCTAAAGTTACTCTAAATGAGGGATAGGATTAAAAATGCAAGTAGTCTCCGACGGAGACTAAACTGGTTTAGCTGTGACTAATGCCCGTATTAGTCCCGGGCTGAGGACTAATACCCATATTAGTCCTGGGACTAAACCAGCTGGGACAACTGGACTGGACGGATGactatcactactacaaaaacgatttgtagtaACGCCTCGATTTTTTCTAAGGACAGACCAAAATTTGAACCGTTGCTACAAATGAAATAAGATCAATGTAGCAATagacccgcctctaaaaatgtatttttagcgGCAGGTcacccctcacccgcccctaaaaacacCATTTGTAAGGGCGGATGAGGCCaccatccgcccctaaaaatgacactccatttttaggggcgggtggttgcatcacccgcccctaaaaaaaatttaaaaatagtgGCGGCCAAGTGCTGCATGTCTATTTACTTGTGCTGCACATCTTCTCTCTCTTACCTCTTTCCTTATCTTCTTCCCCACCACACcactcctctcccctccctttCATCTCCAGGCTgcggctcccctcccctcccgtccCTTCTCCAGGTCACGGCGGCAGGCCGAGCCGGGCGGTGCGGCGGTGTGGTGGGCGTGGCTAGTCTAGGGCCAGCGGCACAGCTAGTGGCGGATCTGGCGCAactgcgcgacggcggcgcagcggcatGACGGTGCGACGGGCCGGGCagcgcggccacggcgagcgCCCTCGTCTCCTGCCCTGCCTCCTCTCTCGGTCGCCAGATCTGGCGACCATGGTGGCACGACCGGGGCCGGGCGACGCGCGGCCGGTGCGGGGCAGCGGGCCGTGCGTGGGCGCGGCCAGCGGCGGATCTGGCACGACTGCGCGACAGCGGCATGGCGGGCGCGacgggccgagcggcgcggccacggcgagcgCCCTCCTCTCTCGCCAGATCTAGCGCCCACGCGGCCGTtgcccggcggtggcggcgtggatGCCTGGTGGCGGCTTGCCCGGACGGCCGGCACCGATTTTTTTAATCGATTTCTAGAGGCGGGTGACACCCACCACTAGAAATCAATTTCTAGGGATGGGTGATGGGATGACCCACCCctggaaatatatttttaggggcgggtgcggCATCCACCCCTAAATATGCTATTTCACCCTCCCCTACTAACCTGTTATGCAGTAGTGTATTTATCCAGTAGTGTTGTATTTGGATTTGATAGAAATTTTGTACAGGCAAAGCAATTAATGGCTTAAGGTAAGGTTACAGTAATAAGAACTTTGTACAGAGATAGGACTTCACAACCGTGCAGGATGAACATGGCTTCGAATGGTAGTAATGAACACGGCCTCAAGTGGTAGTGTACCACTCCACAAGGAGCCACGAGCCAAACCAACAGCACATGCACTAATCTATGCATCCTCTACATAGCACGCGAGGAGCTAGCATGCTATGATTCAAGTCCCCTTCCTGCTCGCAAAACTTTCAGAAAAAAGTTGCCGCTGCTTCCTAAAGAGCTGTCACAGCCAACGCCACTTTGTATTGCTCCTTGTGAGGCTGAgagcctgagacgccatccgttGGGTACTTCCGGTGAGCCACACTCATGCCTTGCTTGGCTGCCCGCGCTGCGTCACAGTTGGTATACTGCCTGGCGTACTCATCATCTCCCCTTGCATGACCAAGACGCCTTCCCGTTGCATCTCCCGGATGAGCTGCTCGATCCTCGGGGTCTCTTTGACGACAAATGCAATCATCCTGCCGGGGGGTGCACCCATGATTGATGAGTCCATCTGTCCATGATTTGCTGAAGGTACGaaaggagcattagtagcatctTCAGTGGGTATGCTAACAGTAGCAACCCCGAAAGCTCCTTGGGGCATGCAAGCAGCATCAGTAGCAATCCCGGTGGCTGTATCATTAGCAGTAAATGCTGTAGCTCCAGTGGTGCAGTCCGGATGATGCAATGCAGCATCCTGTTTCCCTTCAACTTTCCTGGGCTTGAATACACCCCACAAGTAGTGTTTCATTTGGAACGCTGCACAAATACCCATTAGCAATGCATTAAAAATGCATGTATACAAAGACATATTCTAATAAAAAAGTGGCTAAAAATgtttaaaataattatttaatGAGAACTTCTTATGATACCAAGTGGAACATCATATTTACTACTATCGGGAAAAACTTTTACGTACTCTGATATCGTTTACGAAGCAAATTAGAAGGGAACAACAGCATCTCGGAATCATCGATAATGGCCCGTAAGGCTAAATCATTCTCCATTACTGACTTAAGTAGCTTGTCATGGGAATTGTCAGGCCTAGAGGAACAATGAAATAAACATAAACATATCACTTCACATGGAAAGGAAGGTAGATGTGTTGTAAGGGAATGCAAAGGTTTTGCAAGGCACCTCATCTTATAAGGGAAGAAGTATAAACCAATGTTATCATCTATAGGTCTTGATGCCTCCCATCTCTTAGGCCAAACCTTTGACCTAGGTAGTTTAGCCACTTCAACCACACGCGACAACGATTTTGATAAATTGTGCACCTTCTCACATGATTTAGTTGACAAATGACCAGATAATGGTATGTACACCTTATTGCCGATATTAAGAAGACCACTGTTAGAATGATCACAAAATTAGTAACTGGGAAAAAGTTAAATGAATACTacaaaatgtaaaaataaagaacCCATCATATATTGTACCTCCAGACAGGTTCGTCGATTGGCTTGGAGCAACAATAGCATTGCTTATTGAGACAATCGGCAACAAATGGCTTAGTGACTCTATTATGACCTTTCTTCAAAATATCATCTGCAACACCCTCTGTACTTTGATTGCCAttgtcatcttcatcttcatttgATCCTATGTATTTTCTCCGTCTTTTAATTGTCTGATGAGTTGGATTCTCACCTTCACTACTAGTATCATCATGTGACTTGGGCATTTCTTCCGGTAACGACTCTTTCCTACTCCTAAGATTGTCATCATTGGTTATATCATCGCAACCATTCATCTCATTCCTCTTATGTATCCATGTGGACTTGGGAACCAACCCTGGCATCGCCTTTAAGTTTGTTGGTTGTAAACTTGACATTTTGACACCATTTACATGTATCTTTGAAGTAATTGAGCTCTCGAGGGTAGGCTTAGCTAGTTTTTCCGAAGAACTTGCATGCCTATATTTAGGACATACTGCCATTGATGGAAAATCTTCTTTCATTGCTTCGTGGTTCCACTGTTCAactttacaaacatcaagatgTTGCTTGGATTGTGGTAAGACTTGATTACCGTGTTGATCCTTTTGAAGGGAACTGCTCTTGCGTAGTTTGTTGGTAACCAGCATGGATGGACATACCATGCTACCAACATCATTTTTGTTTCTTCCCTTCCTAAAGATAGATCGGATTGCCTGCGCCTGCTTCACTTCTTCTTCGATCTTTCTCATTGG
This portion of the Panicum virgatum strain AP13 chromosome 2N, P.virgatum_v5, whole genome shotgun sequence genome encodes:
- the LOC120660152 gene encoding uncharacterized protein LOC120660152, yielding MKHQRQPSVCFAPRSRTFSFKGGNGSLRKTKQCRFVSMPMRKIEEEVKQAQAIRSIFRKGRNKNDVGSMVCPSMLVTNKLRKSSSLQKDQHGNQVLPQSKQHLDVCKVEQWNHEAMKEDFPSMAVCPKYRHASSSEKLAKPTLESSITSKIHVNGVKMSSLQPTNLKAMPGLVPKSTWIHKRNEMNGCDDITNDDNLRSRKESLPEEMPKSHDDTSSEGENPTHQTIKRRRKYIGSNEDEDDNGNQSTEGVADDILKKGHNRVTKPFVADCLNKQCYCCSKPIDEPVWSGLLNIGNKVYIPLSGHLSTKSCEKVHNLSKSLSRVVEVAKLPRSKVWPKRWEASRPIDDNIGLYFFPYKMRPDNSHDKLLKSVMENDLALRAIIDDSEMLLFPSNLLRKRYQTFQMKHYLWGVFKPRKVEGKQDAALHHPDCTTGATAFTANDTATGIATDAACMPQGAFGVATVSIPTEDATNAPFVPSANHGQMDSSIMGAPPGRMIAFVVKETPRIEQLIREMQREGVLVMQGEMMSTPGSIPTVTQRGQPSKA